A window of Pan paniscus chromosome 10, NHGRI_mPanPan1-v2.0_pri, whole genome shotgun sequence contains these coding sequences:
- the LOC129393593 gene encoding uncharacterized LOC122455340 homolog has product MDFSLGLRLGPRNKKPAHQEPPACSRHGPPAGSPCLSCPPSACAFPCHGCPPPPCSCTACPSSAAPCPACPSLPGPPCTCSCPHCPACPPLTCPHNSCVSCSGPPLTCCHPSPCPVYPCSMSRAACLSSRLGCSDSCSCGQGAAWGPPGSLGCCSCCFRGQQRTSRGRCLII; this is encoded by the coding sequence ATGGACTTCTCTCTGGGCCTACGCTTGGGGCCTAGGAATAAGAAGCCTGCCCACCAAGAGCCTCCTGCCTGCTCCAGGCATGGTCCACCTGCTGGCTCTCCTTGTCTGTCCTGTCCCCCATCTGCCTGTGCCTTCCCCTGCCAtggctgtcccccacccccatgctCCTGCACTGCCTGTCCCTCTAGTGCAGCTCCCTGCCCCGCTTGTCCCAGCCTCCCGGGCCCACCCTGCACCTGCTCTTGCCCCCACTGCCCTGCCTGTCCTCCCTTGACTTGTCCCCATAACTCCTGTGTCTCATGCTCCGGTCCACCCTTGACCTGCTGCCACCCCTCACCCTGCCCAGTTTACCCTTGCTCCATGAGCCGAGCTGCCTGTTTGAGCTCCCGTTTAGGCTGCAGTGATAGCTGTAGCTGTGGCCAAGGGGCTGCCTGGGGACCTCCAGGCTCCCTTGGCTGCTGTAGCTGCTGCTTCAGGGGACAACAACGCACTTCTCGGGGGCGCTGTCTGATCATTTAG